A single window of Gammaproteobacteria bacterium DNA harbors:
- a CDS encoding acetyl-CoA carboxylase biotin carboxylase subunit has product MIKKILIANRGEIAVRIARACAEMGITSVAIYADADRNALHVKKADEAYSLGPDTVAGYLNAHRIVNLAVATSCDAIHPGYGFLSENPLLAEACAKRGIKFIGPCAKVIRSMGDKTQARKSMVAAGVPVTPGSEGNLADLDEAIELAKKIGYPIMLKATSGGGGRGIRRCDNEAELNRNYDRVISEAVKAFGSAEVFMEKCVVNPRHIEVQILADGHGNAIHLYERDCSIQRRHQKLIEIAPSPQLNDEQRDHIGNLAVLAARQVNYENAGTVEFLLDENDDFYFMEMNTRLQVEHTISEQITGVDIVQEQIRIASGLKLRYTQEQIQRRGFAMEFRINAEDPQNDFLPSFGRITRYFAPGGPGVRTDSAIYTGYDIPPYYDSMCAKLIVWALDWDDLLNRAERALNDIGVYGIKTTIPYQLAIVRSAEFQNAKFDTSFVESHPELINYSVRRSPQHEAAIIAAAVAAHLGL; this is encoded by the coding sequence TTGATTAAAAAGATCCTCATTGCAAACCGAGGGGAGATCGCTGTGCGTATCGCCCGCGCCTGCGCCGAAATGGGCATCACCTCTGTCGCCATCTATGCCGATGCTGATCGTAATGCACTCCACGTCAAAAAAGCCGACGAAGCCTACAGTCTGGGACCAGACACCGTGGCGGGCTACCTTAACGCACACCGCATCGTCAATCTAGCGGTTGCCACCAGCTGTGATGCGATCCACCCAGGGTACGGCTTCCTTTCGGAAAACCCACTACTCGCCGAAGCCTGCGCCAAACGCGGCATTAAATTCATCGGCCCCTGCGCCAAGGTTATCCGCAGCATGGGGGATAAAACCCAGGCGCGCAAATCAATGGTTGCCGCTGGCGTACCCGTCACTCCGGGATCTGAGGGCAACTTAGCTGATTTGGATGAAGCCATTGAACTGGCTAAAAAAATTGGTTACCCCATTATGCTGAAAGCCACCTCAGGCGGCGGTGGTCGCGGCATTCGTCGTTGTGATAATGAAGCTGAACTCAATCGCAACTATGACCGCGTCATATCCGAAGCGGTAAAAGCCTTTGGCAGTGCTGAAGTCTTCATGGAGAAGTGTGTCGTCAATCCGCGCCACATCGAAGTACAGATATTGGCAGACGGCCACGGCAATGCGATCCACCTGTATGAACGAGACTGCTCCATTCAGCGCCGCCATCAAAAACTAATCGAAATCGCCCCCTCACCTCAGCTCAACGACGAACAGCGCGACCACATCGGTAATTTAGCCGTTCTTGCTGCCAGGCAGGTGAACTATGAAAATGCGGGTACCGTCGAGTTCCTACTTGATGAAAATGACGATTTCTACTTCATGGAGATGAACACCCGCCTACAGGTAGAACACACTATATCTGAGCAGATTACCGGCGTTGATATCGTGCAGGAACAGATTCGCATCGCCTCCGGCCTCAAGTTGCGTTATACACAGGAGCAGATACAGCGCCGTGGCTTTGCCATGGAGTTCCGTATTAATGCGGAAGACCCGCAAAATGACTTCCTGCCCAGCTTTGGTCGCATCACACGTTATTTTGCTCCCGGTGGCCCGGGTGTCCGCACCGACAGCGCCATCTATACCGGCTATGACATACCGCCCTACTACGACTCGATGTGCGCCAAGCTGATTGTCTGGGCACTCGACTGGGACGACCTACTAAATAGAGCCGAACGCGCACTGAATGACATTGGGGTATATGGCATTAAAACCACCATCCCCTACCAGCTTGCCATCGTCCGCTCCGCTGAATTTCAAAATGCCAAATTTGATACCAGCTTTGTCGAATCCCACCCCGAATTAATTAACTATTCGGTGCGCCGCTCGCCACAACATGAAGCGGCCATTATTGCCGCTGCCGTTGCCGCGCACCTCGGCTTATAA